One Neodiprion pinetum isolate iyNeoPine1 chromosome 1, iyNeoPine1.2, whole genome shotgun sequence genomic window carries:
- the LOC124219797 gene encoding pyruvate dehydrogenase phosphatase regulatory subunit, mitochondrial-like isoform X1 has protein sequence MLMLNRGCARCLRLRHSGEPSHKLHGRLLQGITCKYGIAAGLVDTSREFRTDSSIPDSDSVLPSQVQVVIAGAGTVANSVAYHLVQNGWNDVLVLEQGRVGGGTSHFGSGTLGLFKPIAHRNIIMYSLKLYRQLHEMGFDIGMKECGSVNLAQTKDRMIALKRRIAYNVPTGLHCELLGKEELKKLHPYLHVDDLEGAVWVPEDAVADSSAICHALAKLAKQGGVRYKEDCRIEEVFTENGAVKSLTTAQGNIVCEYFINCAGMWARELGLRCNPPVRIPAYPAEHFYAVTPSLVPELSSHLPCVRDFDSHSYARQWQVGGLMVGWFEREAKPAFGKEGKVPVKDWHRHLKDDPQHWRPLWERAKHRLPILREMGDPTIYNSPDNFTPDGRWILGESPEVKNYFVAVGMSGNPLQGAGGIGKAVAEWMMKGEPAQELLPFNVQRFLDLHNNKQYLQQRIKEVVGRHYAILYPHQCEYKYARKLRCSPLYSVLEEQGAVFGIKMAYERPLYFDSTYRRGNKKPEMPPGSFYKPKFFDFMKEEFHACREGVGIIDMSSFSKIEIKSTHADTRRRAYGSFVDDGSSRSEVVNYLQLLCSNDANIPVGTIAHTGMQNERGGYENDCMLVRQMDNSFFMVSPTSQQTRIYQWMSRHLPADRSVGLNDVTSKYTVINIVGPKATELLSELSNSDINLSPFTHKKVNVGYASDVMVMAFTHTGEPGYCLYIPSEYALHVYARLMATGKDYGVRNVGVLTQRFMRIERFIPFWAEELSPHVTPYEAGNGYSVKLDKEYFIGKYALQHQKEQGVRKRLVLFVLGGQLDPNKDVWPWGGEPLYRDDRYVGTVTSAGYGFATDKLICLGFIGLPGHRHECDDRGPITTEFIMDPNARYEVDIAGRRFPAKPHVHPLSAPALNKVNKKYTPTPVLTCGSDILL, from the exons ATGTTAATGTTAAACCGAGGTTGTGCGAGGTGCTTGCGCTTGCGACATTCAGGCGAACCGAGCCACAAACTTCACGGACGACTGTTACAGGGCATAACCTGCAAATATGGTATTGCAGCTGGGTTGGTGGATACCAGTCGGGAATTTAGAACGGACTCGTCTATCCCCGACAGCGATTCCGTACTCCCGTCACAGGTTCAGGTCGTGATAGCAGGCGCAGGGACAGTTGCAAACTCCGTAGCGTACCATCTTGTACAGAATGGATGGAACGATGTGCTCGTCCTGGAACAAGGCCG GGTCGGCGGTGGAACTTCTCACTTTGGCTCTGGAACGCTTGGCTTGTTCAAGCCGATAGCTCATCGCAATATAATAATGTACAGCTTAAAATTATACCGACAATTGCACGAAATGGGATTTGACATCGGCATGAAAGAGTGTGGGAGTGTTAATCTTGCTCAAACTAAGGATAGAATGATTGCACTGAAGAGAAGAATAGCTTATAATGTTCCAACAGGCTTGCACTGCGAG CTTCTTGGCAAGGAAGAGCTAAAGAAGCTACATCCTTATTTACACGTTGATGATTTGGAAGGAGCCGTCTGGGTGCCTGAGGACGCTGTTGCAGATTCCAGTGCCATATGCCATGCCTTGGCAAAGCTTGCAAAACAGGGTGGAGTTCGCTACAAAGAGGATTGTCGTATTGAGGAAGTCTTCACTGAAAATGGGGCTGTCAAAAGTCTCACAACAGCACAAGGCAATATTGTTTGCGAATATTTCATAAACTGTGCAGGAATG tgggCGAGAGAGTTGGGCTTGCGGTGTAATCCTCCTGTGAGAATTCCTGCGTATCCAGCAGAACATTTTTACGCAGTCACCCCATCTTTGGTGCCAGAATTAAGTTCCCATCTGCCATGCGTACGAGACTTTGACTCACATTCGTATGCTCGTCAATGGCAag TAGGTGGTCTAATGGTTGGCTGGTTTGAACGAGAAGCAAAACCAGCCTTTGGCAAGGAAGGAAAGGTTCCTGTTAAGGACTGGCATCGCCATTTAAAGGATGACCCGCAACACTGGAGACCACTCTGGGAAAGAGCAAAGCACCGTTTGCCTATATTGAGAGAAATGGGAGACCCTACGATTTACAACTCTCCCGACAACTTTACTCCAGACGGCCGTTGGATTCTTGGAGAAAGTCCagaggtgaaaaattatttcgtcgCTGTTGGTATGAGTGGAAATCCATTGCAGG gTGCTGGAGGTATTGGAAAAGCGGTTGCTGAATGGATGATGAAAGGCGAACCTGCCCAAGAGTTACTTCCATTTAATGTACAAAGGTTCTTGGATTTGCATAACAACAAGCAGTACCTGCAACAAAGAATTAAAGAAGTAGTTGGTCGCCACTATGCCATATTATATCCGCACCAGTGCGAGTACAAGTATGCTCGGAAGTTACGCTGCTCACCTTTATACTCAGTGTTAGAAGAACAGGGTGCAGTATTTGGCATAAAGATGGCGTATGAAAGACCCCTTTACTTTGATTCAACTTATCGAA GAGGTAATAAAAAACCTGAAATGCCTCCGGGCAGTTTCTACAAACCAAAATTCTTTGATTTCATGAAAGAAGAATTTCACGCTTGTCGTGAAGGTGTCGGAATAATCGACATGAGCTCGTTTTCTAAAATCGAAATTAAG TCAACGCATGCCGACACAAGGCGTAGGGCTTATGGTTCATTTGTTGACGATGGG TCAAGTCGCTCCGAAGTTGTCAACTATCTGCAGCTGTTATGCTCGAATGATGCAAACATACCTGTAGGCACCATAGCTCATACAGGAATGCAAAATGAGAGGGGCGGCTACGAAAATGATTGTATGCTAGTACGCCAGATGGATAACAGTTTTTTCATGGTTTCCCCTACATCGCAACAAACACGCATCTATCAATGGATGTCCAG ACATTTACCTGCTGATCGTTCTGTGGGTTTAAATGACGTCACTTCCAAATATACCGTAATCAATATTGTCGGTCCAAAAGCAACTGAATTACTCTCAGAGTTATCCAATTCTGACATCAACCTCTCTCCATTTACGCACAAG AAGGTAAACGTTGGGTATGCGTCTGATGTGATGGTGATGGCATTTACGCATACAGGAGAGCCTGGCTATTGCCTGTACATCCCGTCCGAATATGCCTTGCATGTGTATGCGAGATTGATGGCGACTGGGAAAGACTACGGAGTCCGCAATGTGGGAGTACTAACGCAACGTTTCATGCGAATAGAAAGATTTATTCCGTTCTGGGCTGAAGAACTGAGCCCGCATGTAACTCCTTACGAAGCTGGAAACGGATACAGCGTTAAATTAGAC aaGGAATACTTTATCGGCAAATATGCGCTTCAGCATCAAAAAGAACAAGGAGTGAGAAAACGATTGGTACTTTTTGTCTTGGGTGGTCAGCTTGATCCAAATAAAGATGTTTGGCCATGGGGTGGCGAACCTCTATATCGTGACGATAGATACGTAGGAACAGTCACATCGGCAGG GTATGGATTTGCAACCGATAAACTTATTTGCCTGGGTTTTATTGGGTTACCTGGTCACAGGCACGAATGCGATGATCGAGGTCCAATAACAACAGAGTTCATAATGGATCCAAATGCTAGGTATGAAGTCGATATCGCAGGACGAAGATTCCCTGCTAAGCCACATGTGCATCCATTGTCTGCGCCAGCTCTCAACAAAGTAAACAAAAAGTACACACCCACACCAGTTCTCACATGTGGAAGCGACATTTTGCTTTAA